From one Mycolicibacterium sp. HK-90 genomic stretch:
- a CDS encoding GreA/GreB family elongation factor has product MTVSQRIWLSPQAYDRLQTELTTLRELISTEAASDSDENQVAIQRARQARIQQIHDLLLNAVVGEDPPDDGVAEPGMVLTVRYDETGEIETFLLGIRGAEYGDLEVYSVQSPLGEAILGARPGEQRHYPVPSGAAVPVTLLSAVPFGMHLPAAG; this is encoded by the coding sequence ATGACTGTAAGCCAACGTATTTGGTTGTCCCCGCAAGCCTACGACCGGCTCCAGACGGAGTTGACGACGCTGCGGGAGCTGATCTCCACCGAAGCGGCTTCCGACTCCGACGAGAACCAGGTGGCCATCCAGCGGGCCCGCCAGGCTCGCATCCAGCAGATCCACGACCTGCTGCTGAACGCCGTCGTGGGCGAGGATCCGCCGGACGACGGAGTGGCCGAACCCGGCATGGTGCTGACCGTGCGTTACGACGAGACCGGTGAGATCGAGACGTTCCTGCTCGGGATCCGCGGCGCCGAGTACGGCGACCTGGAGGTGTACTCGGTGCAGTCGCCGTTGGGCGAGGCCATCCTCGGCGCCCGCCCCGGCGAGCAGCGGCACTACCCGGTGCCCAGCGGGGCTGCCGTGCCGGTCACCTTGCTGAGCGCGGTGCCGTTCGGGATGCACTTGCCGGCCGCTGGGTAA